AAAATAGGTTTTCAACAAAACGTTCGTTCTCTATTCCAGCTTCAAAGTTTTTAAGTGAAAAAGAGTAGGTTTCTGAAAAATAAATCTGTTTTATTGAAATATTCAAAAAATATATTGAAAAAGTAAAATATTTGAAATAGAATATAAAAGCAAAGGAAATTAACAGAATTATTAAAAAAGATAAAGACCTACTTTAAGTATTTAACTTCCACATGGAGGCAATGCTACTGCTCAATGCAAAAAATTTTGAGATTCTAAGGATTGGATTTAAACAGTAATCCAATGGAATGGTATTTTAATAGAATTATAAATTTCTACATCAATACATGTTAGGGGGAGTAGATTTGCGTAATCAACCACTATTACAATTACAAAACATACGCACTTCTTTTCGCATAAAAGATAACTATTTCGCAGCTGTTGACGATGTAACATTAACAGTAAATGAAAATGAAGTGGTTGCAATAGTAGGTGAATCTGGATGTGGAAAGAGTGCGTTAGCTCTATCGATAATGGGCTTGCATGAAAAGGAAAGAACAAAGATAGAAGGTAGTGTTAAGTTTAATGGACGCAATCTATTATCTCTTTCAACCTCTGAGATGAACAAGGTCCGTGGTAAAGATATTGGCATGATCTTTCAGGATCCTCTTACAGCATTAAATCCTTTAATGACATGTGGAAAGCAAATTGAAGAAAGTATGACATACCATACACAATTATCTGCAACTGAAAAAAAAGAAAAAGCTCTTGAACTATTAAAAAAAGTGGGAATTCCAAAACCAGAGCGTACATATAAACAATATCCACACGAATTATCCGGTGGGATGCGTCAACGAGTTGTTATTGCAATTGCAATTTCATGTGATCCGTCACTTGTCATCGCAGATGAGCCGACAACAGCTCTAGACGTTACGATTCAAGCCCAAATAATGGACTTGTTAAAAGATCTTCAAAAGCAAATGAAGACAGGTATTATTCTCATCACGCATGACCTTGGAGTAGTTGCTGAAATGGCAGACCGTGTTGCCGTTATGTATGCAGGAGAAATAGTAGAATTTACTGATGTTAAATCCTTATTTAAAAACCCATTACATCCATATACTCGTTCACTTTTAAATTCCATACCATCGATAACAGCAGCTAAAGGAAGGCTTCATGTAATTGAAGGCATTGTCCCTTCATTACAAAAGTTACCAAGAAAAGGATGCCGTTTTAAAAATCGTATTAACTGGATTGATGATCATGAACATGAGGAAAATCCAGTATTAAGGGAAGTTGAGACAAATCATTTTGTACTCTGTACATGTTATAAAAACTTTCACTTTCCAGAAACGGAATAGGGGCCTAAACTATGGTATTTCTTAAAATCAATAATCTCAAAGTATATTATCCAATACGTGGTGGTTTTTTCAAAAGAGTTGTCGATTATGTGAGAGCTGTGGACGATATTAGCTTTGAATTAAAACAGGGAGAAACATATGGCCTTGTTGGGGAATCAGGGTGTGGAAAAACGACTACGGGAAGAGCCATTATAGGACTAAATAAGGCAACATCAGGCGAAATCATTTTTGAAGGTCAAGATTTAACGAAGTTGAACCGTAAGAGCTTTCATCAATATAGGCAGGATATTCAAATGATTTTTCAAGATCCTTACTCCTCGTTGAATCCAAGAAAACGTGTATTGGATATTATCGCAGAACCTTTAAGGAATTTTGAAAGACTATCACCCGCAGAAGAAAGAAAAAAGGTTGAGTATTATATAGAAAAGGTTGGCTTAAATCCTGAAGATATGTACAAACATCCACATGAGTTTTCGGGTGGTCAACGACAACGGATTGGAATTGCCAGGGCACTTACCCTAAACCCCAAATTAATTATTGCTGATGAACCGGTTTCAGCACTCGATGTGTCGGTTCAAGCGCAAGTATTAAACTTCATGCAGGATATACAAAAAGAATTTAATTTAACATATCTATTTATCAGTCATGATTTAGGGATTATCCAGCATATGTGTGATCGAATCGGAATTATGTATCATGGTCAATTTGTGGAAGAAGGTACAAGTGAAGAAATCTATTCTAATCCAAAACATATTTATACGAAAAGATTGATTTCAGCGATCCCGGAAATTAATCCGGAAAATAGAGAAAGACAAGTAATACTTCGGCAAGAAATAAATAAAGAATATGAAACTTCATATGATAAATATTTTAATGCTGAGGGCAAAGTTTATAAACTTAAACCTGTTTCTGAAACTCACTCAGTTGCATTGCCATAGAGAGAGGATTGTTGAAAATGTTGAAATTTTTATTACGAAGATTCTTGATTATGATCCCTCAGTTATTTATTTTAAGTATCCTAATATTTGCTCTAGCTAAAGCGATGCCTGGGGATGCATTATCAGGTCAATTAGCAAGTAATCCGAAAATGGATGCGCAAACGATACATGAACTGAAACAAAAGCTAGGCTTGCTCGACCCTCCGTATCAACAATATTTAAGGTGGATAAAAGGACTTGTTCATGGGGATCTAGGAATGTCGGTTATACATCAAACACCAGTGACGCAACTCTTAGCAGGAAGAATGGAGAACACGATTATTTTATCAGGTGCTGTGTTAATTCTAAGTTATCTTATTTCCATCCCTCTCGGAATTGTAGGTGGAAGATGGACTGATACTTGGGCCGATAAAATGGTAGTTGGTTATAATTATTTAACCTTTGCAACTCCGCTGTTCATTTTTGCATTACTAGTATTATTCATTTTTGGATTTGTACTTGGATGGTTTCCTACGAGTGGAAGTGTTGATATACGGGTGGAGAATGGCACATTTGCCTACTATATAAATAAGCTGAATCATATTATTCTACCAGCGTTTTCTGGTGCCATCGTAAATACAACAGTAACAATTCAATATTTACGTAATGAAATTATCGATACGAAAATAAAAGATTTTGTAAAAACAGCTAGGGCAAAAGGGGTAAATGAATCAAATGTGTATATACGCCATATTTTACGAAATTCATTTTTACCAATTGCAGCTTTTCTCGGATATGAAATTGTTTCTTTAATAGGCGGATCAGTCTTTTTGGAATCCATTTATGGGTATCCAGGAATTGGGCAGCTATTCCTCACCTCCATCTCACAACGTGATTTTAGTGTCGTTACAGCTCTTGTTATGATATCTGGTTTGGCAACACTCATAGGAACATTATTATCAGATATTATCTTAAGTGCTGTAGATCCACGAATCAGAATTGATTAATTAAAGGTGAAAGGGGGAAAATCATGAAAGCTCAAATTGCAAATCCAAATCATCATAAAGTAAAAAATAAAAGTTCAGGCTCATTTTCAATAATGCGCAGGGAGATCGTTAAGGACAAAATGGCATTAGCATCATTGGTTCTTTTGGGTCTTCTCCTACTTGTAGTTTATGGCGGTACATTTTTTCTAGATCAAGAAAAAATTGTTACGGTAGATTTATTATCGATTTATTCACCTCCATCGTCTGAACATTTACTTGGAACAGATTATGGTGGTAGAGATATTCTTGGCCAATTACTTATAGGTGCAAAGAATTCATTTACAATCGGTTTATTTATTACATTGTTAACAGGTTGTATTGGCCTTTGTATCGGATTATGTGCAGGATACTTTGGTGGCAAAATTGACAATATTATCATGCGTTTTATCGATTTTGTCCTTATACTTCCGACATTAATGTTAATTATTGTGTTTGTTACAATCGCACCGACATACAATGTTTTCACGTTTATCTTAATTTTGAGTGCATTTTTATGGACCGGTAAAGCAAGGTTAATAAGGTCAAAAACCCTTGCAGAAAGAGAACTTGATTATGTAAATGCATCAAAGACTCTTGGAACACCTGATTGGAAAATTATTTTCCGAGAAGTATTGCCTAATTTGAGTTCAATTATCATTGTTAATTTAACACTAAACTTGGCTGGGAATATTGGAATTGAGTCAGGTTTAACTTACTTAGGATTTGGATTGCCAGAAAGTACTCCAAGTTTGGGGACTCTCGTTAGTTATGCATCCAATCCAGATGTGCTTCAAAATAAATGGTGGATTTGGTTACCTGCTTCATTGCTTATCTTAGTAATGATGCTGTGTATAAATTTTATCGGCCAAGCGTTGAAACGTGCGGCCGATGCAAGACAAAGACTAGGATAAAGAAGGGGGAAAAAGAATGAAGAAGAAAAGGCATGTATTTAAGTTTCTTAGTATCGTCATCCTTGCTCTAGGTATGCTGTTATCAGCATGCAGCAGTTCAACAGGTGGTAATAGTAAAAAACCGGAAGCTACAAAAGAAAAACCAAAAGAAGATATTGGTAGTTTCCCATTAGTAGTGAAGAATGATAAAAAGCCAGTAGCCGATGGAACTCTAAACTATGCGTTAGTTTCAGACACTCCATTCGAAGGAACATTAAACTATGCCTTTTACACAGGTAACCCAGATGCCGAAGTTCTTCAATTTTTTGATGAGCCATTATTCTCAACAAATGGTGACTATGAATTTACGAATGATGGTGCTGCAACCTATGAAATGTCTAATGATAACAAAACCATTACTGTCAAAATTAAAGACAACGTAAATTGGTCAGATGGACAGCCGGTAACTGCGGCAGACTATGAGTATTCATTCTTAGTCATTGGTAGCAAAGATTATACAGGAGTTCGTTATGGTGATGCTATTATTCAGAGCATTGTTGGTATGGATGATTACCATACAGGTAAAGCGAAGAACATTTCAGGAATAAAAATTGAAAATGACAAAACACTGTCCATTACTTTCACAAAATCAAACCCTTCATTATTAACTGGTTTGTGGCCATATGCAATGCCTAAACATTACTTAGGTGATGTTGCGATTAAAGACTTAGCAAAATCTGATAAAATTCATAAAACTCCAATTGGTTTTGGACCATTCAAAATTAAAAAAATGGTTCCTGGAGAATCAATGGAATTTGAACGCAATGATGATTATTATAAAGGAAAACCGGTTTTAGGAAGCTTAATTTTAAAAGTAGTTAACCCAAAAGTTATTTTGCAGTCACTGAAAAAAGGCGAAGTTGATATTGCACAATTCCCTACAGATCAATATAAATCAGCAAAAGGATCTAAAAATTTCCAATTCGTTGGAAAAATCGATTTAGCTTACAGTTATATTGGCTTTAAATTAGGTCATTGGGATGCAAAGAAAAGTTTAAATATAATGGATAACCCTAAATTCCAAGACAAGCGTTTACGTCAAGCAATGGGATATGCTTTGGATGAGAAATCAGTTGGAGACAAAATTTACAATGGCTTACGTTTCCCAGCTACTTCTCTAATTCCACCTTCCTTCGCTTCTTGGTCAAATCCAGATTCAAATCCAGTTCTGTATGATCCTAAAAAAGCGAAAAAATTATTAGATGATGCAGGGTATAAGGATGTTGATGGAGATGGTCTTCGTGAAGATCCTAATGGAAAGAAATTCCATATTAACTACTTGGCTATGAGTGGTGGAGATATCGCTGAGCCTCTTGCTAAATTCTATATGCAATGCTGGAAAAATGTTGGTTTAGATGTTGGCTTAGTTGATGGACGACTAGCAGAATTCAACTCCTTCTATAAAATGGTTGAATCCGATGACCCTAAAGTTGACATTTACGGTGGTGCATGGGGTACTGGAACAGACGTTGATCCATATGGATTATATGGAAAAGACGTACCATTTAACTATTCTCACTTCGTAAGTGACAAAAACGATCAGTTATTAGCAGATGGTCATTCTGAAAAAGCATTTGATCATGCATATCGTAAAAACGCTTATGATGAATGGCAAAAATATATGAACGATGAAATGCCTATTATTCCTACATTGTTCCGTTCGATCATTTATGGGGTAAATAATCGTGTTACAGATTATACAGTTGATCCTAAAGATACCAGCTTTGTTTGGTCAAAAGTTGGCGTATCAAGCGATACTCCTGACGCAGAATAACAAAATGATCCGAGATGCTCTTATTAGGAGCATCTCGGATTGCCGACAAAAGGCATCGAGAGCACGTTCTCTCGATGCCTTTTGTTATCTGTTATCTAAGCATAAATGCAACTACCCCTAATCATCGCCCTTAGGGGCTCGCCAATCGGCGAGTTTTCTATATAGTAGTACATATTTGGACTTTACAAAACATATACATAGGATAAAAAACATGGATAAGCTTTAAGGTGATGTTGCTGCATTTAAGGGGTTGGGCATGTTGTTTAGGGCCTTATTTTGGTTAGTAGGATATAGCTTAGCAGTATCAGGAGGAATCTGTGTTATTGCATATATGAATTTTCTAACTATGGGAAATAGCTTTGGCAAATACTTTTCGATTATAATGCGGCATGCCGAATGTTATTTGCTTCCAATTGGGCTGTTTATTGTTACTGCCAGTATTTATTCACCTGGTAAAGATAAGGTAAATTAACTGGATTAAAATACACACAAAGGAATATTTCAACTAATGTCTGCCTATACTGATTGACAAACAGATTCTTGAAGTGAGGGGTTGTATGGTGTTGTATCTTCATGATGTTTGGGTAAATTGGTTTGAAGGGGAAGAAAATGGCTACAATGTTTGTCACTTTCATGAATGGCGTAAAGATGATGGTGTCGAACTGTTAGACCAAGTACCTCTTTTAAAAATAGATCCTTTGTTGTTTAATTATATTGAAAATGATTTAACAGATTTACCACAACAGCTTCTGGATGATATCTATCAAAAGGCATTTTTAAGAAAAAACCATGAAAGAGTCCAACTTGATTATTGTTTTGCTGTTTCCGATGGAGTAGGAATTATGGTTGTGGATACAATTGGGTATAATATTCCAATTAGAAAAAGTAGGCTTATACCTAGGCAGGAACAGCTCGTATATGAAATGCTTGAAAATGAAGAAGTGAAAAAATATCATTTTTCGAGCAATCAAGCAAATAAAGAATATCATATCTTATCACCAAGTCCGGAATTAATGAATGGATTAACAAGAAAAGAGCGTCAACTAAAACAATTATTGTTTATGGCACTTGACCAATTGAATTCTTCCACCAATGAAGCAGAAATTCGTTATTGGTGTACAGAATGGTGTCCCGAGCGATATTCAATTATTCAAGAATTGGCGGCTGACGAGGCTTGGTGCCAATTGTTTGATCAAATAAAGTATGCTTGGTCAAAAAAACATGAGCATTTTTGTGAAAATTTGATAAAAGGCCAACCCTTCTTTGAGAAATTATGGGAGTTGGAACATGGCCCAAAAGTAAATTAGAAGCCTGAGCGAAAAGGTACTTGTAAGATACCTTTTCGCTCAGGCCTTTGTTTTACTATTGAAACTAAATGTATATCTTGGGATGGATTGAATTTTTCCTGATCGAAAAGGTTTATTTGCTAGGCTCTTTTCTTAAACTTTGTTGCTAGTTGAAACTAAATTAGAATGGTATTCCAGTTTACCGATAAAAACCGTAGGAAGTTTTTAAGAAAAGAGCACGATACCATTGTTATTTTGGGTTTTTAGACTAGGTACGAAAAACAACAATCTATGCGAAAACAGCCATTTGCTAAAAGATAGTGTTTATTTGTGAAAAGGCATGGCTCATTTGCGAAAAAGCTTGTTTCATTTGCGAAAATATCTATTCTATTTGTGAAAATACCTATTTTGCGACACACCTCCCCTTTTATTTGTTATCTGATAGTTTGGCGGGCAAATTACTATAGAAATTTCTTTGATGAATAGCAGTAAACTCTTTTATGCAAGTAAAAAATGACCAGCAAATCAACGTGCAATTTGATAGTCATTTTCTATATTAATTAAATTTCTGAGATAGAAACGGAACATGTTACTTTTTTGCTCGGTTCTAATACAGATATAATAGAAGAAAAAGTAGAACTTACTTACTTTTTCTACCTAATCCCATTGCATTTTCCATTTTTTTAAGCATTTTGGTAGCAACCAAGTTCGCCTTTTCAGAACCCTTATCTAAAATATCATCAAGTTCATTCGATTCCACTAATTGATAGTATTTTTCTTGGATGGGAGCTAATGCCTTAATTACAACTTCGGCTAAATCAGCTTTAAATTCACCATATCCTTTTCCGTGATACATTTCTTCAATTTCAGCAATCGACTTTCCATCTAAAATAGAATAGATCGACAATAAATTTGAAATTCCTGGTTTATTTTCTTTATCAAATTTAACGATACCTTCTGAATCCGTTACAGAACTTTTAATCTTCTTTTCAATTTGTTTTGGATCATCAAGTAGAGCAATGAATGACTTTTTATTTGGATCAGATTTGCTCATTTTTTTTGTTGGTTCCTGGAGTGACATAATTCGAGCACCAACTTCTGCAATTCGAACATCAGGTATAGTGAAGATATCATTATATTTTTTATTGAAGCGCTCAGCCAAATCTCTAGTTAATTCTAAATGCTGCTTTTGATCTTCACCGACAGGAACAAGATCTGTGCTATATAATAAAATATCAGCAGCCATAAGAGGTGGGTAAGTTAAAAGACTAGCGGAAACAGCATCCTTACCAGATGATTTATCCTTAAATTGAGTCATTCTTTCTAATTCACCAATGTATGAGACGCATTGCATCATCCAACCAGCTTGTGCATGGGCAGGAACTTCGGACTGCACGAAGAGTGTAGTTTTATTTGGATCTATTCCGACAGCAAGGTATAACGCGGCAAGGCTACGAATATTTTTGCGAAGCTCTAAACGGTCTTGAGGGACTGTAATGGCATGTTGGTCGACAATGCAAAAGTAACAATTGTATTCATTCTGCAACTCAACAAACTGCTTTAATGCCCCTATATAGTTTCCGAGCGTTATCGTTCCACTTGGTTGAATTCCTGAAAATATTGTCTTCAATTTTTATTTCCTCCTAAAAATAAGATAAAAAAAACTATTCATCCATATGAATAGGGACGAATAGTTTAGTTCGCGGTACCACCCTAAATTACTCGAACACGAGTCACTTAGCTCCATAATTGAATTATGGATCCTTTTAACGCAAGGTAAACGTCTCCTCCTACTTCTTCATTTTAATAATGAAAGGTTCAGAAAGAAGCTCAAAAGTCCATTCCGTATTTTTCAGTGTTTGTTTACACCGACCACAAACTCTCTTGAACTGAATTAAATACGTACTATTCTTTATCAATGCTAAATATATTTACAATTATTTCTTCTATTATAATGTAATGAATAGTTGGAATCAAGCAGGCTAAATATAATAGATAACCAAACCAATTACCATGAAGAGGCCGATCGCGAATCCGTAAATGAGCAATGGTTTTTTATCCAATGCTACAATTTCTGAAAGAGGGGTGATGTCCTTTAATTTTTGCTTATCCTGTCCTCTCAACAAAGGAATACGAAATGATCTTGAAACGGTATCAAAGAAACCAGTTTGAATCGTATAGATAAGCAAAGAACTAAGAAGTAATAAAGCCGTGATGTAAAAAGATATATTGATATAGCTAAGTAAAGTGATGC
The Neobacillus sp. PS3-40 genome window above contains:
- a CDS encoding ABC transporter permease, which encodes MKAQIANPNHHKVKNKSSGSFSIMRREIVKDKMALASLVLLGLLLLVVYGGTFFLDQEKIVTVDLLSIYSPPSSEHLLGTDYGGRDILGQLLIGAKNSFTIGLFITLLTGCIGLCIGLCAGYFGGKIDNIIMRFIDFVLILPTLMLIIVFVTIAPTYNVFTFILILSAFLWTGKARLIRSKTLAERELDYVNASKTLGTPDWKIIFREVLPNLSSIIIVNLTLNLAGNIGIESGLTYLGFGLPESTPSLGTLVSYASNPDVLQNKWWIWLPASLLILVMMLCINFIGQALKRAADARQRLG
- the opp4B gene encoding oligopeptide ABC transporter permease; translated protein: MLKFLLRRFLIMIPQLFILSILIFALAKAMPGDALSGQLASNPKMDAQTIHELKQKLGLLDPPYQQYLRWIKGLVHGDLGMSVIHQTPVTQLLAGRMENTIILSGAVLILSYLISIPLGIVGGRWTDTWADKMVVGYNYLTFATPLFIFALLVLFIFGFVLGWFPTSGSVDIRVENGTFAYYINKLNHIILPAFSGAIVNTTVTIQYLRNEIIDTKIKDFVKTARAKGVNESNVYIRHILRNSFLPIAAFLGYEIVSLIGGSVFLESIYGYPGIGQLFLTSISQRDFSVVTALVMISGLATLIGTLLSDIILSAVDPRIRID
- a CDS encoding YjbA family protein, producing MLYLHDVWVNWFEGEENGYNVCHFHEWRKDDGVELLDQVPLLKIDPLLFNYIENDLTDLPQQLLDDIYQKAFLRKNHERVQLDYCFAVSDGVGIMVVDTIGYNIPIRKSRLIPRQEQLVYEMLENEEVKKYHFSSNQANKEYHILSPSPELMNGLTRKERQLKQLLFMALDQLNSSTNEAEIRYWCTEWCPERYSIIQELAADEAWCQLFDQIKYAWSKKHEHFCENLIKGQPFFEKLWELEHGPKVN
- a CDS encoding ATP-binding cassette domain-containing protein encodes the protein MVFLKINNLKVYYPIRGGFFKRVVDYVRAVDDISFELKQGETYGLVGESGCGKTTTGRAIIGLNKATSGEIIFEGQDLTKLNRKSFHQYRQDIQMIFQDPYSSLNPRKRVLDIIAEPLRNFERLSPAEERKKVEYYIEKVGLNPEDMYKHPHEFSGGQRQRIGIARALTLNPKLIIADEPVSALDVSVQAQVLNFMQDIQKEFNLTYLFISHDLGIIQHMCDRIGIMYHGQFVEEGTSEEIYSNPKHIYTKRLISAIPEINPENRERQVILRQEINKEYETSYDKYFNAEGKVYKLKPVSETHSVALP
- the trpS gene encoding tryptophan--tRNA ligase, yielding MKTIFSGIQPSGTITLGNYIGALKQFVELQNEYNCYFCIVDQHAITVPQDRLELRKNIRSLAALYLAVGIDPNKTTLFVQSEVPAHAQAGWMMQCVSYIGELERMTQFKDKSSGKDAVSASLLTYPPLMAADILLYSTDLVPVGEDQKQHLELTRDLAERFNKKYNDIFTIPDVRIAEVGARIMSLQEPTKKMSKSDPNKKSFIALLDDPKQIEKKIKSSVTDSEGIVKFDKENKPGISNLLSIYSILDGKSIAEIEEMYHGKGYGEFKADLAEVVIKALAPIQEKYYQLVESNELDDILDKGSEKANLVATKMLKKMENAMGLGRKSK
- the opp4A gene encoding oligopeptide ABC transporter substrate-binding protein, with the protein product MKKKRHVFKFLSIVILALGMLLSACSSSTGGNSKKPEATKEKPKEDIGSFPLVVKNDKKPVADGTLNYALVSDTPFEGTLNYAFYTGNPDAEVLQFFDEPLFSTNGDYEFTNDGAATYEMSNDNKTITVKIKDNVNWSDGQPVTAADYEYSFLVIGSKDYTGVRYGDAIIQSIVGMDDYHTGKAKNISGIKIENDKTLSITFTKSNPSLLTGLWPYAMPKHYLGDVAIKDLAKSDKIHKTPIGFGPFKIKKMVPGESMEFERNDDYYKGKPVLGSLILKVVNPKVILQSLKKGEVDIAQFPTDQYKSAKGSKNFQFVGKIDLAYSYIGFKLGHWDAKKSLNIMDNPKFQDKRLRQAMGYALDEKSVGDKIYNGLRFPATSLIPPSFASWSNPDSNPVLYDPKKAKKLLDDAGYKDVDGDGLREDPNGKKFHINYLAMSGGDIAEPLAKFYMQCWKNVGLDVGLVDGRLAEFNSFYKMVESDDPKVDIYGGAWGTGTDVDPYGLYGKDVPFNYSHFVSDKNDQLLADGHSEKAFDHAYRKNAYDEWQKYMNDEMPIIPTLFRSIIYGVNNRVTDYTVDPKDTSFVWSKVGVSSDTPDAE
- a CDS encoding ABC transporter ATP-binding protein, with protein sequence MRNQPLLQLQNIRTSFRIKDNYFAAVDDVTLTVNENEVVAIVGESGCGKSALALSIMGLHEKERTKIEGSVKFNGRNLLSLSTSEMNKVRGKDIGMIFQDPLTALNPLMTCGKQIEESMTYHTQLSATEKKEKALELLKKVGIPKPERTYKQYPHELSGGMRQRVVIAIAISCDPSLVIADEPTTALDVTIQAQIMDLLKDLQKQMKTGIILITHDLGVVAEMADRVAVMYAGEIVEFTDVKSLFKNPLHPYTRSLLNSIPSITAAKGRLHVIEGIVPSLQKLPRKGCRFKNRINWIDDHEHEENPVLREVETNHFVLCTCYKNFHFPETE
- a CDS encoding DUF3899 domain-containing protein, yielding MNHRLKKRLSTLAFSQIAILILSFIFYHSITLLSYINISFYITALLLLSSLLIYTIQTGFFDTVSRSFRIPLLRGQDKQKLKDITPLSEIVALDKKPLLIYGFAIGLFMVIGLVIYYI